A stretch of the Oncorhynchus clarkii lewisi isolate Uvic-CL-2024 chromosome 9, UVic_Ocla_1.0, whole genome shotgun sequence genome encodes the following:
- the LOC139416859 gene encoding proton-transporting V-type ATPase complex assembly regulator TMEM9-like: MSSRREQSSRSLLFGLLLVLLCEVFSFAHASKSFEDVRCKCICPPYRNITGHIYSRNVSQKDCNCLHVVEPMPVPGHDVEAYCLLCECKYEERSSNTIKVTIIIYLSVVGSLLLYMLFLLLVEPLIRKHDPYIQPLHNEDDSEDMRPQPECAAAAQGGRGNTVLERVEGAQQRWKKQVQEQRKTVFDRHKMLS, from the exons ATGTCATCCAGGAGAGAACAGAGTTCCAGGTCTCTCCTATTTGGCTTGCTGCTTGTGCTGCTCTGTGAGGTGTTCTCGTTTGCACATGCAAGCAAG AGTTTTGAAGACGTGCGCTGCAAGTGTATCTGTCCACCCTACAGGAACATCACCGGACACATCTACAGCAGGAATGTCTCCCAGAAAGATTG TAACTGCCTCCATGTAGTGGAGCCCATGCCAGTGCCAGGCCATGATGTGgaggcctactgtctactgtgtGAGTGCAAGTATGAGGAACGCAGCAGCAACACCATCAAG GTGACGATCATCATCTACCTGTCAGTGGTGGGCTCTCTGCTACTCTACATGTTGTTCCTGCTACTGGTTGAACCTCTCATCCGTAAACATGACCCCTACATCCAACCCCTTCACAACGAGGACGACTCTGAG GACATGCGGCCGCAGCCTGAGTGTGCTGCTGCTGCCCAGGGAGGCAGGGGTAACACGGTACTGGAACGGGTAGAGGGAGCCCAGCAGCGCTGGAAAAAACAGGTCCAGGAACAGCGCAAGACTGTCTTTGACCGACACAAGATGCTTAGTTAA